A genomic stretch from Nitrospira defluvii includes:
- a CDS encoding single-stranded DNA-binding protein has translation MSTATADSGTDRKLFKDTNKLEMTGRLARNPEIRYRANSQAVTTFDLCSTEEYPVQGDVRKRECWVTVVMYGPDGEKFAGEGQKGDWIGIAGKLQQRRWETEDGHKRAKHEIVAFSAEVKRKARTSTPS, from the coding sequence ATGAGCACTGCTACCGCTGATTCGGGGACGGACCGGAAACTATTCAAAGATACGAACAAGCTTGAGATGACCGGACGGCTTGCGAGGAACCCGGAGATCCGCTACCGAGCCAATAGCCAGGCTGTGACTACGTTCGATCTCTGCAGCACCGAGGAGTATCCAGTGCAAGGGGATGTGCGAAAGCGGGAATGCTGGGTCACAGTCGTCATGTATGGCCCCGATGGCGAGAAGTTCGCCGGTGAAGGCCAAAAAGGCGATTGGATCGGCATCGCCGGCAAGCTCCAACAGCGTCGCTGGGAAACCGAGGATGGCCATAAGCGCGCGAAGCATGAGATTGTCGCGTTCTCCGCTGAGGTCAAGCGCAAGGCTCGCACGAGCACCCCGAGCTGA
- a CDS encoding RNase H family protein, translating into MTLQELADAMTSGLQEQGIIATPGPSMNNHYAAKLLIQMQNGPNLGAIKLYVGKRGPTLVPDELHSCPPAILATITQVWQRISGGSSAAPRGHDTLTIDPSVIQVWVDGACLQAPLGYRFGWSFVVQQGDRELHRDSGSLLQSGAFEHRNVGAELEAATRALTWCVLNGYKQVTVYHDYKGIAAWPTGAWRANTPSTREYARFIKALPIEIAWQKVPAHRGIAMNELVDQLANRAAAESPALPIPASSTPDPVM; encoded by the coding sequence ATGACGCTTCAGGAATTGGCAGATGCCATGACCAGCGGACTGCAAGAGCAAGGGATCATCGCCACGCCAGGCCCGTCGATGAACAACCACTACGCTGCGAAACTGCTTATCCAGATGCAGAACGGCCCCAATCTCGGTGCTATCAAGCTTTATGTCGGCAAACGTGGCCCCACTTTGGTCCCTGATGAATTGCACTCCTGTCCACCGGCCATTCTAGCGACCATTACTCAGGTATGGCAGCGCATTTCCGGTGGGAGCTCTGCTGCTCCGAGGGGTCACGACACGCTGACCATCGACCCATCGGTTATCCAGGTCTGGGTGGACGGAGCCTGTCTCCAGGCACCGCTCGGGTACCGGTTCGGGTGGTCGTTCGTCGTCCAGCAAGGTGATCGAGAATTGCACCGGGACTCCGGCAGCCTTCTGCAAAGCGGCGCATTCGAACACCGCAATGTCGGAGCCGAACTCGAGGCCGCCACTCGCGCGCTGACCTGGTGTGTTCTCAACGGGTACAAGCAAGTCACGGTGTACCACGATTACAAGGGCATTGCCGCCTGGCCAACCGGCGCTTGGCGGGCCAATACCCCGTCGACCCGCGAGTACGCCCGGTTCATCAAAGCGTTGCCGATCGAGATCGCGTGGCAGAAGGTTCCGGCGCATCGTGGCATTGCGATGAACGAACTCGTCGATCAACTCGCCAACCGCGCGGCAGCCGAGAGTCCCGCTCTTCCGATTCCCGCAAGCTCGACTCCTGATCCCGTTATGTGA
- the traN gene encoding conjugal transfer protein TraN translates to MPRVPFQFVEVMPSSAARPLSRSRWLMIVAALSVSCAAALVRPATAAGPCDSVADAYARAQCVLGEMQAAGSVSPGNLAPNMTQTPQYGGATSCTTSGCSGASQEGYFSNTGDIGSLNSDSSNATLTDPTYSTLQGQKSSKDGWDVSTTAPVKTAEAVASSITPSPGLSATCVDVPTCIEWVPGPPSIQTCQVPGIAETMCYRTWSPSLTAAACSAPPNGTPPVDTETLFDGCSPYQALATSGQATQKSETCLDNATRTVTCSDPTGAAIGTGGGWGGSHDHTPGMSQAWYGINYVIPTPNGTGGYTLKFSFSGNAVGENKYGCTNASGSAGTVVVSEGGATSMTGRPPFCNRKCGCWGNGMTFVLGTAIWTGPTTFQIPFTFWWEAHAYSVTITGGLTWQSYNVSPQSGCWNEQQTWQIQNQAPDTCQSYVAAGCTQIGSSCSQFNTTTGTCEMYTNTYSCASTPVCDKTVTMKQCTQCGTPGSYVPFCVNTSTPPDQSLALSATYLQLIKDVENDWDTSSLRVFNGTRMACDYSTIASVLINCCDASDPSKLLGTCSDEEIQLAKDRQLYKAHYVGDRCVEWISFGLGKVCIRKEQVFCDFKSELARIVQEQGRAQIGWPWGSADAPECSGFSITQFSSLNFAAMDFTEWYVHVSANIDPAAVASDMNAKICAYSGKC, encoded by the coding sequence ATGCCGCGCGTTCCGTTCCAATTCGTCGAGGTGATGCCGTCGTCGGCGGCCAGACCGCTCAGTCGATCGAGATGGCTCATGATTGTTGCGGCGCTGTCGGTAAGCTGTGCTGCGGCCTTGGTGAGACCGGCCACGGCGGCGGGGCCATGCGACAGCGTCGCCGATGCGTATGCACGGGCTCAATGTGTGTTGGGCGAGATGCAAGCTGCTGGTTCGGTCAGCCCTGGAAACTTGGCGCCGAATATGACGCAGACGCCTCAGTACGGCGGGGCTACCAGCTGTACAACCTCCGGCTGTTCGGGAGCGTCGCAGGAAGGGTATTTCAGCAACACGGGAGATATTGGCTCTCTCAATTCGGATTCCTCCAACGCGACGTTGACGGATCCAACGTATTCGACGCTCCAGGGGCAGAAATCGTCCAAAGATGGATGGGATGTGAGCACAACCGCTCCGGTCAAGACCGCCGAGGCGGTGGCCTCCAGCATCACTCCGTCACCAGGACTCAGCGCGACCTGTGTGGACGTCCCGACCTGTATCGAATGGGTTCCTGGCCCGCCCTCCATCCAGACCTGCCAAGTCCCCGGGATAGCCGAAACCATGTGCTACAGAACCTGGTCTCCTTCGTTGACGGCGGCAGCCTGTTCCGCGCCCCCGAATGGGACGCCTCCGGTGGATACCGAGACCTTATTCGACGGCTGCTCGCCCTACCAAGCGTTGGCGACGAGTGGACAAGCGACGCAGAAGTCAGAGACCTGTTTGGATAATGCCACACGCACGGTGACATGCTCAGACCCGACAGGGGCCGCGATCGGGACGGGTGGCGGCTGGGGAGGGTCTCACGATCACACTCCCGGGATGTCGCAAGCGTGGTACGGCATCAATTATGTGATTCCGACTCCCAACGGCACAGGAGGCTACACGTTGAAATTCAGTTTCTCCGGGAATGCTGTCGGAGAAAACAAGTACGGCTGTACGAACGCGAGCGGGAGTGCCGGAACGGTGGTGGTGTCAGAAGGTGGGGCAACCTCGATGACAGGCAGGCCGCCTTTTTGTAATCGTAAGTGTGGCTGCTGGGGCAACGGGATGACGTTTGTCCTGGGAACGGCGATCTGGACGGGACCGACGACGTTTCAGATTCCATTTACCTTTTGGTGGGAGGCCCATGCCTATAGCGTCACGATCACGGGTGGGCTCACGTGGCAAAGCTATAACGTGAGTCCGCAGTCCGGGTGCTGGAATGAGCAGCAGACCTGGCAGATTCAGAACCAGGCTCCCGATACCTGCCAATCGTATGTGGCGGCGGGCTGTACGCAGATCGGGTCGAGTTGCTCGCAATTCAATACCACCACCGGGACCTGCGAGATGTACACCAACACCTATTCCTGTGCGTCGACGCCCGTGTGCGACAAGACCGTCACGATGAAGCAATGCACTCAATGCGGAACGCCTGGGAGCTATGTGCCGTTTTGTGTGAATACGTCCACGCCGCCGGACCAATCTCTGGCTCTGTCCGCCACGTATCTCCAGCTGATCAAAGACGTCGAGAACGACTGGGATACGAGCAGTTTGCGAGTCTTCAACGGAACGAGGATGGCCTGCGATTACAGCACCATTGCGTCCGTGCTGATCAACTGTTGTGACGCGAGCGACCCGAGCAAATTGTTGGGAACCTGTTCGGACGAGGAGATTCAACTCGCAAAGGATCGGCAGTTGTACAAGGCCCACTACGTCGGCGATCGCTGCGTCGAGTGGATCAGCTTCGGGCTGGGAAAGGTCTGCATCCGAAAGGAGCAGGTGTTTTGTGATTTCAAGTCGGAACTGGCCCGCATTGTCCAGGAACAAGGCCGCGCCCAAATCGGTTGGCCCTGGGGTTCCGCCGATGCGCCAGAGTGTAGTGGGTTCAGCATCACGCAATTCTCCTCGTTGAATTTCGCCGCCATGGACTTTACCGAGTGGTACGTGCACGTCAGCGCGAATATCGATCCGGCGGCCGTGGCTTCCGACATGAACGCGAAGATTTGCGCCTACAGCGGAAAGTGCTAG
- a CDS encoding DEAD/DEAH box helicase — protein MSDTGNRPEFRKPKAAVNYSSPEELFSKLPNRAGSHGYLRVPQADVLREYKDCADRDIALELPTGTGKTAVGLLIAEWRRRRSGEKVAYLVLTNQLAKQVMREAQNLGIECADLTGNKDSRHPAEVGKYSLAKAVAVSTYSNLFNVNPVIQESDVLIFDDAHGAESFVSGMWTVRVRKDAPRRLYSEVLTAIRPSLTDAQFRVVTDEDEFEVVELADVHASSGVVPAITAIFDRERDAEIYFPWGLIRNQIQACLCLVSTREIVFRPVIPPTHTHAPFANTKQRIYMSATLGGEGDLQRSYGITSIKPIRARHAEWGKRYVFVPGICHSEQECSDLIAKVWKAIAPRRALLLAPSFLTADRTFTRISGGMKPQPSKFSAADIEESLEPFTNSVCGILCLAGRYDGIDLPGDTCRLLIISETAAAIDALERHMRDHWKMGPLLRRRERTRLIQGMGRCTRDATDFAVVIMLGQSLLNALTTPALVQGFPEEIQRELTWGMEQSDVAKEHRHQLSDMIIGLLMDSDYRKQANESLEDITIEGHEERDDPYSQGAIAEVNYLRSLWDSDFTHALLTAREQADRTNDHELSGYRAWWWYLASIAAFHLGDTVSEIDCLKRARATRINSGFMDHLLRARSRATSVDPSDIDDIRAESIWNIFEKWGWQGPRFSGKLDEMLEGLSKPDDPTQFNIGLERLGECFGAKVFRRTEDGVPDVVWLFHDCCYAIENKSDKKPDGALSKRDVQQAKGHPEWVLANIAEAKDIPIRPIVVSDVYPDAIAEPFIEGLFHAVIEDIVKEGNRVASELPNLRAQFAGKEYGSVHGEFRTAIKTASLDRGTVESFFSKPLRMKS, from the coding sequence ATGAGCGACACAGGGAACCGACCAGAATTTCGTAAGCCCAAAGCGGCCGTTAACTATTCCTCACCGGAGGAATTGTTCTCGAAGCTACCAAATCGTGCTGGTAGTCACGGATATCTCAGGGTTCCCCAGGCCGATGTTCTAAGAGAGTATAAAGATTGCGCGGACAGGGATATCGCTCTCGAACTGCCCACAGGAACTGGGAAAACGGCCGTTGGTTTACTTATAGCAGAGTGGCGTCGACGTCGATCCGGCGAAAAAGTGGCCTATCTTGTATTGACGAATCAACTTGCCAAACAAGTTATGCGAGAGGCGCAAAATCTTGGAATTGAGTGTGCAGATCTTACCGGGAACAAAGACAGCCGCCATCCGGCTGAAGTAGGGAAATATAGTTTAGCAAAAGCAGTCGCAGTATCCACATACTCCAACCTGTTCAATGTCAATCCAGTCATACAAGAGTCTGATGTCCTCATCTTCGATGATGCACATGGTGCAGAGTCATTTGTGAGCGGAATGTGGACCGTTAGGGTTCGCAAGGACGCGCCGCGCCGACTTTACTCAGAGGTTTTGACTGCAATCAGGCCTTCTCTTACCGATGCACAATTTCGGGTAGTGACGGACGAAGATGAATTTGAGGTGGTCGAATTAGCCGATGTACATGCTTCTTCTGGAGTCGTGCCAGCTATTACAGCTATTTTCGATCGTGAAAGAGACGCGGAAATTTATTTTCCATGGGGTCTAATTCGAAACCAAATCCAAGCCTGCCTTTGTTTAGTGTCGACCAGAGAGATTGTTTTCAGACCTGTAATCCCTCCAACCCATACGCATGCCCCTTTTGCTAACACCAAGCAGAGAATCTATATGTCCGCGACTTTGGGAGGCGAAGGCGATCTACAGAGAAGTTATGGCATCACATCCATAAAACCGATTAGAGCAAGGCACGCTGAGTGGGGAAAAAGATATGTATTCGTACCAGGAATATGTCATTCAGAACAAGAATGTTCCGATCTCATAGCCAAGGTTTGGAAGGCCATAGCACCTCGTCGGGCCCTTTTACTGGCTCCATCTTTTCTAACCGCGGACAGAACGTTCACTCGGATCTCGGGTGGCATGAAGCCACAGCCTTCTAAGTTTAGCGCAGCGGATATTGAAGAGTCGCTTGAACCCTTCACCAATAGTGTTTGCGGAATATTGTGTCTTGCTGGCCGATACGATGGCATAGATTTGCCGGGTGACACCTGTCGTTTACTAATTATCTCGGAAACAGCGGCTGCTATAGATGCTCTTGAACGTCATATGCGCGACCACTGGAAAATGGGTCCCTTGCTGCGACGGCGGGAAAGGACAAGGCTTATTCAGGGAATGGGGCGATGCACAAGAGACGCAACGGATTTTGCGGTTGTCATTATGTTGGGCCAAAGCCTACTCAATGCTTTGACTACGCCGGCACTTGTCCAGGGCTTCCCTGAGGAAATTCAGAGAGAACTAACATGGGGTATGGAACAAAGCGACGTGGCGAAAGAACATCGCCATCAACTGAGCGACATGATTATTGGGCTACTAATGGACTCAGACTATCGAAAGCAAGCGAATGAAAGTTTAGAAGATATAACGATCGAAGGCCATGAAGAGAGAGATGATCCTTACAGCCAAGGTGCTATAGCGGAGGTCAATTATCTAAGGTCACTTTGGGACAGCGATTTCACACACGCCCTTCTCACCGCCCGTGAACAGGCCGATCGCACCAACGATCATGAACTATCAGGCTATAGAGCCTGGTGGTGGTACCTTGCGAGTATTGCAGCTTTTCACCTCGGCGATACGGTAAGCGAAATTGATTGCCTAAAACGAGCACGAGCAACGCGGATAAATTCGGGTTTCATGGATCACCTTTTGCGTGCACGTAGCAGAGCTACATCGGTGGATCCGTCCGACATCGATGATATTAGAGCGGAATCTATATGGAATATTTTCGAAAAGTGGGGATGGCAAGGTCCTCGCTTTAGTGGAAAACTTGATGAAATGCTGGAGGGGCTAAGCAAACCTGACGACCCGACCCAATTCAATATTGGCTTAGAAAGATTAGGTGAGTGTTTTGGCGCCAAAGTATTTCGTCGCACTGAAGATGGCGTTCCGGATGTTGTCTGGTTGTTTCATGACTGTTGTTATGCCATTGAAAATAAGTCTGACAAGAAGCCAGATGGTGCTTTGTCAAAACGGGATGTTCAGCAGGCGAAGGGCCATCCAGAATGGGTTCTTGCCAATATAGCGGAAGCAAAAGATATTCCCATTAGACCAATAGTCGTTTCAGATGTTTATCCGGATGCCATCGCGGAACCTTTTATTGAAGGGCTGTTTCATGCGGTAATTGAAGATATTGTTAAGGAAGGTAACCGAGTTGCTTCCGAACTTCCTAATCTTCGCGCACAGTTTGCCGGCAAGGAATATGGATCAGTTCACGGCGAATTCAGAACCGCCATTAAGACTGCGTCTCTTGACCGTGGAACGGTCGAATCCTTTTTCTCTAAGCCGCTAAGGATGAAATCTTAA
- a CDS encoding transglycosylase SLT domain-containing protein: MVHIVLVGALLVIALVPIGAEAIGGSPLSGDTYWYLNHRCIQEAAHRYQVSPVLLEAIVHVESEGNPFAVGVNRQGEGESRGRLSYTQAAELVSRLWQQGANFDVGLGQINSRNLEQYRVHPVYLLDPCVNLQWAAFVLRQKLDLFGNNWVAIGRYNGSKRLTQYVWKVYRSLVDLEQVRKTRR; the protein is encoded by the coding sequence ATGGTGCATATAGTTCTGGTTGGCGCGCTCCTGGTCATTGCGCTGGTTCCAATAGGAGCCGAAGCAATCGGCGGATCACCCCTCAGCGGGGACACCTACTGGTATCTGAACCATCGCTGCATTCAGGAGGCCGCGCACCGATACCAAGTCTCGCCTGTTCTGCTCGAAGCGATCGTGCACGTGGAGAGCGAAGGGAATCCCTTTGCGGTCGGGGTCAATCGCCAAGGCGAGGGTGAGTCGCGCGGCAGGCTGTCCTATACACAAGCGGCGGAGCTGGTCAGTCGCTTATGGCAGCAGGGCGCCAATTTTGATGTGGGACTGGGGCAGATCAACAGTCGCAATCTGGAACAGTATCGCGTGCATCCCGTCTATCTTCTGGATCCCTGTGTCAATTTGCAGTGGGCGGCGTTCGTGCTCCGGCAGAAGCTCGATCTGTTTGGAAACAATTGGGTCGCGATCGGACGGTATAACGGTTCGAAGCGGCTGACTCAGTATGTGTGGAAAGTCTATCGCTCGCTTGTTGATCTGGAACAGGTGAGGAAGACACGCCGATGA
- a CDS encoding site-specific integrase: MQANVTRPWNRFKGRIDPLVYRAPRTGADPENGHKWPSIHDRIVRRLERRLGYPWSNHLILGAAILSANRMDLHTIEGRMASCHARLRTFFEVLSLRSMDDWKPKETMIAYLKGELVPDDTDQSRYGFWLSYKSLARYGNQWLQTLSAQQQEKYRPFIFPLIPFEEVRGLRDFEQMRQLARKRRKAETDAIVRQYAQIRAEAHFRLNLITRIRQAMKEAVERAPHDATGEPVFPIAFHYQEGDETLRFRVWDKRSIRLTYPDTFRVEVRRRAHKQRWEFARGNNYLILEFVQAERTGAATPEGLWFVDLIKQKVLGSQRQIKEEEKELRRRWFAAWGYSRDPKLYSPEPFGTYVAGVLTPTIQQGGGHHLVWLMEKTGKILIPLESLYVASLFGLLALDLWTTTGMRINESCQVRLSSDCLARLIFPAPPGAKDQSPRMRYVLQLVPKGERTNTPQNYFIGEETRRLLVKVAKMLTEHYGLKAGQPLPRVPYNKHLARAHRFGKAPYIFQYSSKHLDYKTLTSCVRFLLHGIPLSTVDGTRVVLRPHLFRHAFATHAVQVEKLPIDIVREMLKQKNLAVTDYYSKPTETFLVDASDQYLAKLASHLNVGKAVVRLPEDLKALYEEAHDKVGTLTDVIGGICVSHGFCTAKFACVGCPGKVPDPSRRHQVQHKRQWALRQIAFTKTEGLLAESQRMQQLVRECERELQEMTLIEEYRKDESRVPLIQIDEQPTKR, from the coding sequence TTGCAGGCGAACGTGACCCGGCCATGGAATCGGTTCAAGGGCCGTATTGATCCTCTGGTGTATCGAGCGCCACGGACAGGTGCCGATCCAGAGAATGGGCACAAATGGCCGAGCATCCATGATCGCATCGTGCGTCGCCTGGAGCGACGTCTTGGATATCCCTGGTCCAATCATCTGATTCTAGGAGCTGCCATTCTCTCTGCCAACCGTATGGATTTGCATACCATTGAAGGACGCATGGCTTCCTGCCACGCCCGGTTAAGAACGTTCTTCGAGGTGTTGAGCCTCAGATCGATGGACGACTGGAAGCCTAAGGAAACGATGATTGCGTATTTAAAAGGTGAGCTTGTGCCGGACGATACGGATCAGAGCCGGTATGGCTTTTGGCTGTCCTATAAATCCCTGGCCAGATACGGGAACCAATGGCTACAGACATTGTCCGCTCAGCAACAGGAGAAATACCGGCCATTCATTTTCCCTCTGATTCCGTTTGAGGAGGTCCGCGGTCTGCGAGACTTTGAGCAAATGCGTCAGCTGGCGCGAAAAAGAAGAAAGGCCGAGACCGATGCCATCGTTCGGCAGTATGCGCAGATCCGGGCTGAGGCGCACTTTCGCCTGAATCTGATCACTCGCATTCGCCAGGCTATGAAGGAAGCGGTGGAACGAGCCCCTCATGATGCCACAGGAGAGCCGGTCTTCCCGATCGCGTTTCACTATCAGGAAGGCGACGAAACCTTGCGCTTTCGGGTCTGGGATAAGAGAAGCATTCGCCTCACGTACCCTGACACATTTCGCGTCGAGGTGCGGCGGCGTGCGCACAAACAAAGGTGGGAGTTTGCACGGGGTAATAACTACCTCATCCTAGAATTTGTTCAGGCTGAGCGGACTGGAGCCGCCACGCCGGAAGGACTGTGGTTTGTTGATCTCATCAAGCAGAAGGTCCTGGGATCACAACGACAGATCAAGGAAGAGGAAAAAGAGCTGCGACGTCGGTGGTTCGCCGCGTGGGGATATTCACGCGACCCAAAGCTGTATAGTCCAGAGCCATTCGGCACGTATGTGGCTGGCGTCTTGACCCCAACGATCCAACAGGGGGGAGGGCATCACTTAGTGTGGTTGATGGAGAAGACGGGCAAGATATTGATCCCGTTAGAGTCCCTGTATGTCGCCAGCTTGTTCGGTCTCCTCGCGCTGGATCTGTGGACCACAACGGGCATGCGCATTAATGAAAGCTGCCAAGTGCGCCTGAGTAGCGACTGCCTCGCACGACTGATTTTCCCAGCGCCACCCGGAGCGAAAGATCAATCGCCCCGCATGCGGTACGTCTTACAGTTGGTTCCAAAAGGAGAACGAACGAATACTCCGCAGAATTATTTCATTGGCGAGGAAACGCGGCGCTTGCTGGTCAAAGTGGCCAAGATGCTTACTGAGCATTATGGGCTCAAGGCCGGGCAGCCGTTACCGCGGGTGCCTTATAACAAGCATCTGGCCCGGGCACATCGGTTTGGAAAAGCACCCTATATCTTCCAGTATTCGTCCAAACATTTGGATTATAAAACCCTCACCAGTTGTGTGCGCTTTCTTCTCCATGGGATTCCGTTGTCAACGGTCGACGGCACTCGCGTGGTGCTCCGCCCCCACCTGTTTCGCCATGCCTTTGCCACACATGCCGTGCAGGTTGAAAAACTGCCGATCGATATCGTGCGGGAAATGCTCAAGCAAAAGAACCTCGCCGTGACCGACTACTACAGCAAGCCAACTGAAACCTTCCTTGTGGACGCCAGTGACCAATACCTCGCCAAACTCGCATCTCATTTAAATGTGGGAAAGGCCGTCGTGCGTCTTCCAGAAGACCTCAAAGCTCTGTATGAGGAGGCACATGACAAGGTAGGAACCCTCACCGATGTCATCGGAGGAATCTGTGTGAGCCACGGATTCTGCACGGCGAAGTTTGCATGCGTCGGATGCCCGGGGAAAGTACCCGATCCTTCAAGGCGGCATCAGGTCCAACACAAACGTCAATGGGCGCTCCGGCAGATCGCCTTTACCAAGACAGAAGGGCTGCTCGCAGAAAGCCAGCGGATGCAGCAACTGGTGCGCGAGTGCGAACGGGAGTTGCAGGAAATGACGTTGATTGAAGAATATCGAAAGGACGAATCTCGTGTCCCGCTCATCCAAATCGACGAGCAGCCTACAAAGCGATAA
- a CDS encoding ParM/StbA family protein, producing MATRTRAAAKAGMTSGVRHSPNRLNGDVPFIGLDVGYGYTKIVFEDGRRFIYPSLVAPVAVTSIDLGLSLSKSAVQVEGADYVVGEEAVQAGWRFREQYDGWWTSPTFKALVAFAARHVPEGAHVFTGLPLHVYASAVAQTQVAEVVRKGLRTNQVTVFPQGVGAFFAAIAAHPGSEEGRNAFVDIGMRTTEFVGMSNRQFLSDLSCGKVLGVTELFTRVADSLTHQHERTIDPYEIDLAIQGFRPIKVKGDNLAQKLIDETIQPLLKPFAERILGEMTRLWGPGAPSFDRVIFCGGGALILKPYLSGFREKVEFLRDSQYANACGYLHFGRWVYQRPVTNNAVHHPESERDRQEEAIQDEDMLRVGGTI from the coding sequence ATGGCAACTCGCACAAGGGCGGCCGCCAAGGCAGGAATGACGTCAGGCGTTAGACATTCACCGAACCGATTGAACGGAGACGTGCCGTTCATCGGTCTCGACGTGGGCTACGGGTACACGAAGATTGTCTTTGAAGATGGGCGACGCTTCATCTATCCCTCGCTGGTGGCACCGGTTGCCGTCACCTCGATCGACTTGGGTCTCTCGCTCTCAAAGAGCGCCGTTCAGGTCGAGGGAGCCGATTATGTCGTTGGCGAGGAAGCAGTCCAAGCGGGCTGGAGGTTCCGCGAACAATATGACGGGTGGTGGACCTCTCCCACGTTTAAGGCGCTCGTGGCATTTGCAGCACGCCATGTGCCCGAAGGCGCCCACGTGTTCACGGGCCTCCCGCTCCATGTGTATGCGTCTGCAGTGGCCCAGACTCAGGTGGCAGAAGTAGTCCGGAAGGGACTTCGCACGAACCAGGTCACGGTCTTCCCTCAGGGCGTGGGGGCGTTTTTCGCCGCGATCGCTGCGCATCCCGGTTCTGAGGAAGGCCGGAACGCCTTCGTCGATATCGGCATGCGCACAACCGAGTTTGTCGGCATGTCCAATCGCCAGTTCCTGAGCGACCTCTCATGCGGCAAGGTCCTGGGCGTCACAGAGCTCTTCACACGCGTTGCCGACAGCTTGACTCACCAACATGAAAGAACAATCGATCCCTACGAAATTGATCTCGCGATTCAAGGTTTTCGCCCGATAAAGGTCAAAGGGGACAATCTCGCCCAAAAGCTCATCGATGAGACTATCCAACCCCTTCTCAAACCATTTGCCGAACGCATCCTCGGCGAAATGACCAGACTCTGGGGACCAGGCGCTCCGTCCTTTGACCGCGTCATTTTCTGCGGCGGAGGCGCATTGATCCTCAAGCCTTATCTTTCCGGATTCCGAGAGAAAGTGGAATTTCTCAGAGACTCGCAATACGCGAACGCCTGCGGGTATCTGCACTTCGGCCGGTGGGTCTATCAACGACCGGTCACGAACAATGCAGTCCATCATCCAGAGTCCGAGCGGGATCGCCAAGAGGAAGCAATTCAAGATGAAGATATGCTTCGTGTGGGAGGGACCATATGA
- a CDS encoding HD domain-containing protein, giving the protein MVNRWLSAVVTRLGWKQSVSVAAPQPRVPDPIQIDLSDLAKNLWLPLNVDFMRIEVAPEEGQANDRAMEAESDAAQPGDTPEAKEGASSDMPPNQSRSVSQPLRPEGLQSSALVRDLLVPYQAILEAQRVWVPILEMVKVLEQYGHCPSVVVTAPEKDEEHSDLYSIRDTLARVTLKEHTHRVTLLAMKSLKETYRDYEPLVPKMLMAALGHDLGKIPVFRASGIYTMGDHPAVSAMKVQELFAGSDIPWLKESLDAIRGHHRASKDQFDALLRQADGRARELEVAAFSKELKVQPWESWFSVPRLLELMEPKINQLQRGGRWSAISIKDTVYAHPDLLLDAARRLSAERKVVDLSLIRLSDREKALRRIVDEVRRADVLAVPIGEGFYGRSYQIIMNNPRRRNTLPPRNYFVPIKLEVFNVPASDLEARKSGILQIVVELRAIS; this is encoded by the coding sequence GTGGTGAACCGATGGCTGAGTGCGGTGGTAACCCGATTGGGATGGAAGCAATCAGTCAGCGTGGCGGCGCCACAGCCTCGTGTGCCCGACCCGATTCAAATCGATTTGTCCGACCTGGCCAAGAACCTGTGGCTACCTTTGAACGTTGATTTCATGCGGATCGAGGTCGCGCCGGAGGAGGGTCAGGCGAACGATCGGGCCATGGAGGCCGAATCGGACGCGGCTCAGCCTGGTGATACTCCTGAAGCGAAGGAGGGCGCCTCTTCCGACATGCCTCCGAATCAATCCCGATCTGTGAGCCAGCCTCTCCGACCGGAAGGCCTTCAGTCCTCCGCCCTGGTGCGGGATCTACTGGTACCGTATCAGGCCATCCTCGAGGCACAGCGTGTGTGGGTGCCTATCCTGGAAATGGTGAAGGTGCTGGAGCAGTACGGGCACTGTCCGTCAGTGGTTGTCACTGCGCCAGAGAAGGATGAGGAACACAGCGATCTATACAGTATCCGCGACACATTGGCGAGAGTGACGCTGAAGGAGCACACCCATCGCGTTACGCTGCTGGCGATGAAGAGTCTCAAGGAAACCTATCGCGACTATGAGCCGCTGGTCCCGAAGATGCTGATGGCCGCGCTGGGCCATGATCTGGGAAAGATTCCGGTGTTCCGCGCGAGCGGGATCTACACGATGGGTGACCATCCCGCTGTGAGCGCGATGAAGGTGCAGGAACTCTTCGCAGGCTCCGACATTCCGTGGCTGAAGGAGTCGTTGGATGCGATCCGAGGACATCATCGAGCGAGTAAAGACCAGTTCGACGCTCTCCTGCGGCAGGCGGACGGACGGGCGCGAGAATTGGAGGTGGCTGCCTTCTCCAAGGAATTGAAAGTGCAGCCGTGGGAAAGCTGGTTTTCGGTTCCCCGCTTGCTGGAACTGATGGAGCCGAAGATCAACCAGCTCCAGCGGGGCGGGAGGTGGTCCGCCATCTCCATCAAGGATACGGTCTACGCGCATCCTGACCTGCTCCTCGACGCGGCCCGGCGCCTCTCCGCGGAGCGCAAGGTGGTGGATCTCTCTTTGATCCGGCTTTCCGATCGCGAGAAGGCCTTGCGCCGCATCGTCGATGAAGTACGGCGTGCTGACGTCCTTGCAGTACCGATCGGGGAGGGATTCTATGGGCGGAGCTATCAGATCATCATGAACAATCCGAGACGGAGAAATACGCTCCCACCTCGTAATTACTTTGTCCCGATCAAGCTGGAAGTCTTCAACGTGCCGGCGTCGGATCTGGAGGCCCGCAAGTCCGGTATCCTCCAAATCGTTGTCGAACTGCGGGCGATCTCGTAG